The Meiothermus ruber DSM 1279 genome includes the window GAAGCCGAGGTGATCGGCGGCGACTTTGCGCCCCCCATGCTCGAGCTGGCCCGTCAAAAAGCGCTCAAGGCAGGGCTCGAGGTTCCTTTTGTAGAAGCCGACGCTCTTCGGCTGCCTTTCCCCGATCAGCACTTTGATGCGGTGGTCATCGCCTTTGGCTTTCGCAACTTTGCCGATTACCATAAGGCGCTGGTCGAGCTTTACCGGGTTATAGCACCGGGGGGGCGGCTGTGCATTCTAGAGTTCCCCCCTCCGCCCCGCAGCGGCCTGGGGGTGCTCTATCGCTTCTACTTCACCCGCATTCTACCCATCATCGGAGGGCTGGTCTCCGGCAGCGCCGCAGCCTACCGGTACCTGCCCGACTCGGTCGAGCGCTTCCCCAACCCCGACACATTGGCTAATATGATGAGCCTGGCCGGCTTTGCCACGCGGTATCAATTGTTTACCGGCGGTATCACCGCGCTGCACATTGGCGATAAACCCGGCCCGACCCCAGCCAGCCGGGTTGCCCGCACCGGAGAGTCTGACCCTGATGAACCAGCCTGATCCAGCCTTCGAAATAGACCCCCAGCGTTTGCTGCTGGAAAGCATGGAAACCGGGGCCTTGCCCGACTTAGAGCCGCTCGAGCTGGCCCGTGAATATGCCCAGGAGCTCGCCCAGGGCAGCAGCGGCGAGAATGAAATTGTGCGCTGGTGGCACAGCCCGAGCGGGTTCTATTACGAGTTTAAGCAATTTCCCGCTGCGTTCTATGGTCGTTCGGGCCCTGTGCAGGGCCAGTACCTATCACCCCAGGAAGCCCAGGAGCTGGTCTGGGAGGCACTCACTCGAGCCGATAAAGACCAGGCCGATCTCACCATGTTCTACACGCCCCATTTAATGCAAAGCGACCTGGACTTCTATATGGCCTACACCCTCGAGCAAACCCGTATCGAGCGGGGTGAGGCCCGCTATGCCCTGCCGCTGTTCATGCGTCTCAAGCTACCTACACACCTGCTGCTGCTGTTTCGTAGCAAAGATGAGTATCTGATGTTCAAGCTTCCTCAAGGCCAGCCGGTGCTTTATCAGGTGTTGGCTTAGAACCGAACTCGTTTTTTTCACCGGCCCCAGCGGCAAGAGGGGGCCGGGCAGCCAACCTCGAGCGCGCGCAAGTACCCAATAACAAAAAGCAGGGGAGCGCTCCCCTGCTTCGGCAGCCCCAGATGGGTCAGTGGCTGTGCTGGTGCGCGCTGTGGGCGTGGCCGTGCTCGAGCTCTTCCGGGGTGGCAGGCCGGATGGCCGTAAGGGTGACGTCGAAGTCGAGCGTCTCACCAGCAAGGGCGTGGTTGAAGTCAATGGTCACATCCTGACCGTCCACATTCAGCACCGTGAAGGGCATGGGGTTCCCCTGGGCGTCTTCGGCGTAGAACATGGCGCCTTCTACCAGCTCGGCGTCCTTGGGAAAGGCCGCCCGATCGACCACCTGCACTCCTTCGGGATCGTATAGACCGTAGCCTTTCTCCGGGGGCACAGAAACCACCACACGATCACCGGCGGCCTTGCCCTCGAGGGCCTCCTCCAGGCCGGTCACAATATTGCGGTATCCATGCAGGTAATCCAGCTCACCCTGGTCGATCAGCTCGTTTTCTACATGCAGGGTATATCGAATGGTCACCACATTGCCTTTGCTTGCTGTCATAACAACTCCTCTCCATTCACAGAAACCAACCTTCGTTTCCGCGAGACAACCGAGTATAAGCCATCTGGATTAAACAATCGTAAACTAAAGCGAATCTCGCCCACCAGGCCATGGCCTATGCTTATACACATGAACGTAGAAGACGTGATTGGGAAGACCCCGGTGGTTCGCCTGAAGCGCCTGGTAACGCCAGAGATGGCGGAGGTTTGGGTGAAGCTCGAGGGCAACAACCCCGGCGGCTCCATCAAAGACCGCACCGCCTGGTATCTGATCAAGGACGCTGAAGAGCGCGGCATTCTGAAGCCAGGATCGGGCCAGCTCATCGTGGAGCCTACCAGCGGCAACACCGGCATTGGCCTGGCCATGGTGGCTGCCAGTCGGGGCTACAGGCTCATCCTGACCATGCCGGCCCAGATGTCGGAAGAACGCAAGCGCATCCTCAAAGCCTATGGGGCCGAGCTGATACTCACCGACCCCAGCCGCCGGATGCTGGCCGCCATCGAGGAGGCCCAGCGGATTGTAGCCGAGCAGGGGGCTTTTATGCCCAACCAGTTCGACAACCCCGCCAACCCCAGGGCCCATTACGAGACCACCGGCCCGGAAATTTTTGAGCAGATGGAGGGTCGGCTGGACGCCTTCGTATATGGCTCCGGCACGGGCGGTACCATCATGGGCGTTGGTCGTTACCTGCGTGAGCGCCTGCCCAATGTCCAGATAATTGCCTGCGAACCTCGCCGGAGCAACGTGCTCTCGGGCGGCCAGATGGGCTCGCATCAGTTTCAGGGTATGGGGCCGGGGTTCATCCCGCCCAACCTCGACGTGAGGATGCTGGATCGGGTGATTCAGGTGCTGGAAGAAGACGCTTTCCCCCTAGCCAAGCCCCTGGCCCGCGAAGAAGGGCTTTTTGTCGGAATGAGCGCCTGCGGGATGATCTGGGCCGCCTTGCAAGTAGCCCGCGAACTCGGGCCTGGTAAAAGGGTTCTAACCATCGCCTGCGACTCGGGTATGAAGTACCTCTCGACCCAGCTTTTCGCGGATACCCAGGCTGAAACCAGCACGTCTTGAAGGTGCGTCAACACCTGTAGTTTGCGCGATTTGTAGGCTAAACTTGCTCTCAGATGGCTAGGGCGTCTATCCAGCTTCGCTGTACCGAGTGCGGGTATAAATCGGTCAAGGCACTCGGGCGCTGCCCCAACTGTGGAGCCTGGGACAGCTTTGCAGAAGAAGCGCCCCCGCTCAAATCTGTGGGCACTGGTAAGGCCGGGATAGCGCGGCCCCGCCCCTCACCCAATCCAGCGGCGCTGACCCGCCTCGAGGATGTGTCGGAGGAGGGTGAGGCGCGGTTTTCCAGCCGGATCGGCGAGCTGGATCGGGTGCTGGGTGGGGGGTTCGTACCCGGCGAGGTGCTGCTGCTGGGCGGCGAACCGGGGGTGGGCAAGAGCACCCTGCTGTTGCAGGTAGCCCAGCAGATGCTGGAGGCGGGCCAGCGGGTGGTCTACCTGGCCGGCGAGGAATCGCCCGGGCAAATACGTTTACGGGCCCGGCGGCTGGGCGTTTCAGGGGGCCTCGAGCTGCTGCGGGAGACTGAACTGGAGGCAATGCTGGCCACCCTCGAGGCTGCTCCACCCGACTTCCTGGTGGTGGATTCTATCCAGACCATCGAAACCACAGCCTCACCAGGCTCACTGGTCGCCGTGCGCGACGCAACGGCTGCCCTAACCCGCTTTGCCAAACGCCATCAGGTCACCACCGTGCTGGTCGGGCACGTCACCAAAGAGGGTGTGGTAGCCGGGCCCAAGGTGATCGAGCACGTGGTGGACGCCACCCTGTACCTGGAAAGCGCTGGAAACTTCCGGATACTGCGCTCCAGCAAAAACCGCTTCGGGCCGGTGGGCGAGCTGGGGGTCTTCAGCATGGTAAACGAAGGTTTGGCAGAGGTTCCCAACCCCTCGGCAGCCTTTCTGGCCGAACGACCGCTGGGTGCACCGGGCTCGGTGGTGGCCCTGAGCCTCTCGGGTGAGCGGGCGCTCGCTTTGGAGGTACAGGCCCTGGCGGCGCGCACGCCCTTTCCTGCTCCGCGCCGGGTGTCGCAAGGGCTGGACAGCCGCCGGGTGGACGTGGTGCTGGCGGTGCTGGAGCGAAGGCTCAATCTGCCCCTGGGCAACCTGGATATTTACGTGAATCTGGCCGGCGGACTTCGAATCTTCGATCCAGGGCTGGATCTGGCCGTGGGGCTGGCGGTGTATTCTGCTGTGGTAGGCCGCCCAATCCCCCAGGATGTGGCGGTGGTGGGTGAGGTGGGGCTGGCTGGGGAGCTGCGCAGCGTGGAGGGCCTCGAGCGCCGCCTGCGGGAAGGCCAGCGGGCAGGCTTTGAGCGCCTGGTACACCCACCCCAGTTCAAGAGCCTGGAAGCAGCGGTGAACATGTTTATATGAGTATGGTGCGGTGGATTTTATACGGGCTATTCGCCTATCTAGGCTACCGGGCTGGGGTGTGGCTCGAGGCCCACAACCTTATCGGGAGCAGCCCCTTGGGCAGCCTGATCAGCCTGAACCAGCTATACCTGAGCGTGGTGGGCCTGCTGGTGGGTTTTTTGCTGGTGCCCCGTCTAACCGACTGGCTGGAACAGCGCTGGACACGCACCCAGAACTGGCTTAAGGAACTGCCCCCTGAGATTCCCGTGGCCATCACGGCCGCTTCCGGCCTGGGGCTTCTGCTGGCCGTGCTGCTGACCAACCTGCTGAACCAGATTCCCGGCTTTTCCGCGATTCACTCCTTGATCATCGCAGCGGTGCTGGTCATCTCGCTCTCGGCCTTTGCCATTGCCAACCGCGAGTATTTCCGCCTGGTACGCCCCGCGCCTGCCCCCAGCAAACCCCGGGGGGGCAAGGTGCTCGATACTTCGGTGTTGATCGATGGTCGCATTGCGGATATCGCCGAGGTGGGGTTTCTGGAGGGCCCGCTCTTTGTGCCCCGGCAGGTGCTGCGCGAGTTACAGCAGTTTGCCGATTCCTCCGATGCCCCAAAGCGCGCCAAGGGGCGCCGGGGACTGGACACCCTCGAGCGCCTGAAGCTGAGCGTGGGGCTCGAGGTGCTCGATAGCTCCGAGAGCGACGAACCCGTGGACGACCAGATACTGGCCGAGGCCAAAAGGCTGGGCTCGGCTTTGGTAACCAACGACCACGCGCTGGCCCAGCTCTCCCGCATTTACGGGGTCAAAACCCTTTCGGTGCAGGCCCTGGCCTCGGCGCTGCGGGCCCCCTTGCAGCAGGGCGACACCCTGAGCATCACCATCGTCAAAGAGGGTAAAGAGCCCGGCCAGGGCGTGGGCTATCTGGAAGACGGCACCATGGTCGTGGTGGACGACGCCATCCCCTTTAAGGGCAAGGAGGTGGGGGTGGTCATCACCCAGTCCATTCAGACCCAGGTGGGCCGTTTGCTGTTTGGAAAGCTCCAGACCGAGCCAGCCGAGCGCCCCACGCACAGGTCGGAGCGATAGCGCACCCGGTTGGCGGGTTTCAAGAGAATCCCAACCGCGTTGGAGCAAACCCAGGTCAACACGCGGTAAACTGTGGTTAATGCCCTATCGTGTGCCTAAAAGTCGGCTGCTGCCGCCCCGTACCGCTCGCGAGGTGGAACGGCTGCGGCTTTTGGAGCGGCTGCGACAGGGTTTCGCCAAAAGCCCGGTGCTGGTGTTGGCCGCGGGGGCCGGGTATGGCAAGTCCACCCTGCTCTCGAGCCTTCCAGCCCTGTGGCTGACCCTGGGCGAGGACTGTTCCGACCCGGTGGTGCTGGGCTGGCATCTGGTCGAGGTCTACCGGCCCCGGCTGGGGGATGGACTGGATGGGGTGGTGGGCGCGCTCGAGCGGGGCGCCTGGGCCGCAGCCAGCGAACTCCTGCTCGAGCGGCTGGCCAATCAGCCAGCCCATACCCTGGTGCTCGACGAAGCCCAGCGGGTGGCAAGCCGGGAGGCCGTCGCCTTTCTGCGCACCCTCACCCAGGTACCGGGGCTGCACCTGGCCCTGCTCACCCGCCGGGCCGCCCCCTGGGAGGTGCTGGGGCAGGTGCTGGACGAAAGCGAGCTGGCCTTCGACCCCGCCGAGGCCCTGCAGCTCGGCCAGGCCATTGCCCCCGAGTTGAACGCTTTTGAGGTTGAGCAGGCCCACAGCCTGGTGCGGGGCTGGCCTTTAGGGCTGCGGCTTTTGCTGCGGGCCATGCAGCGGGGGGCCAAGCCGGAGGAGGCCTTCTACGCACACCCCGATCCGGCCAGTCTGCTGGTCTACCTGATGCCTGCCCTGCCCGAGCAGATACTTCACCTGGCGGCCCGGGCCAGCGTGCTGGGCGAAGTCGGGCCCGAGGAAGCAGCTTGGGTGGGAAAGCTGGAAACCCTGCAACCGTATGCCCCCGACCTGCTGCTGGAGCATGTGGGGGGGCGTATTCGTTTTCACCCCCTGGTGCGGGCCGCCCTGATGAGCCTGCTCGAGCCCGGCGAGGTGCGCGGGCTGCTGACCAAAGCCGCCGATCTGGCACTGGAACGCGGCGAAGAGGTGCAAGCGGCGGGCTATCTACTGGAGGCCGGACGGCTGGGCCACGCCGCCGACCTGCTGCAGCGGCAGGGCCAGGCCTGGCTGGCTCGAGGTCTCACCTACAGCGTGCTGGCCCTGCTCGAGCGCCTGCCCGAGGCCACGCGAACCACCCGGCCCGACCTGCGCTACCTGCACGGGGAAGCCTTGCGGCAGGCCGGGCGCTATACCGAGGCCGAGGCGGCATATCAGCAGGCCCTGCAGGCCGGTGTGAACCAGGCCCTGCTGGGCCTATCGAGGCTGTACCTCGACACGGTGGAGCCGGCCAAGGCCCAGGGCTATCTGCTAGCAGCACGCGTGCGCTTTCCTGTCGAGGTTGAACGGCTTTGGGCCGAGAACTTGCTCAATGCCGGGCGGGTCGAGGAAGCCAGAGCGCTTGGCCTGAAGGGCCCGCGGGTCTGGCTGCGCAGCGGCCAGCCCGAGCGGGCGCTGGCCGAGTTGCGCCGACTGGAAGGGGATGCCACCGCACGGGCCCCACAAAACCACCGCGAGGGAACCTTGCTGCTGGCCCTGCTGGAAGCCATCGCGGGCGACGCGGTGGTGGCCGAGCAGGCCGCCTACCGGGGCCGCCGCGAGGGAGAAACGCTGGGTAGCCCATTTGTGGTGGCCCTGGCCGAAGCCCGGCTTGGGCATGCCTTGCTGGCCCAGAACCGCTGGGCCGAGGCTGGGGAAGCCTACCGAAGGGCGCTTTCCCTTTCGCAGGGTGGGCCGGCTCGCTTACGGGTGGAACCCCTTGGAGGACTGGCCGCGCTCGGCGAGGCCCGCGCCTTCGAAGAGATGGTGCGCCAGGCCCGCGAGGCCGGGGATGCCTGGGTCGAGGCCTTCATGACCCTGGTAGCCGCCCAGGCCCACCTGCGGCGGGGCCTGCCCTTCAACTTGCCTGCCCTGCCAGGGCTGCAAGACCCTTTTTTGCGCGCACTGGCTGTCAGCTACCCCTGGGCCGCCGACCCGGAGGGGATGCTGGCGCGCTACCCCTTTCTCTGCCAGCCCACCCTCTTTGCCCCCCCTTTGCATCGCAGCCGCCGGCTTTTGTGGGAGGCTGGAAGGCTGGACGTGGCCTATCATCCCGGCGTGAGCGTTGAAATTCGCGCTCGAGGTGGTTTTCAGGTCTGGGTGAACCACCAGGAAGTCCGCTTTAAGCGCGAGAAAACCCGCACCCTGCTGGCTTTGCTGCTGGTTCGCGACTGGAGCAAGGAGGCCCTGATGGAGGCCCTCGAGGTCTCCGACGGCGAGTTCCGGGTGCTGTGGTCGGAGCTGCTGGGCGCCCTCGAGCCCGGACGCCCGCCCCGCGCGCCCGGTTATTTCCTCAGGCCCTATGCGCTATGCCGGGTTCCCGAGCTTCGGGTGGATCTGTGGGAAGACGCACGAGGCAAAGAAGGCCCCTTCGAGGGACTGGATCACCCGGTGCTCGAGCGCTACCGCGCGGCCTGGCTGCAGGATGTTCTGCGGGCCTGCCGCCAGAGCGATGCCCCGGAGGATTGGCTCTTTGGGCTTCGCCTGGATCCGCTGGACGAAGAGCTGCTGGCCCGCCTCGAGCACACCGAGCTGGCCACCCTGGCCCGGCGCATTCGCCAGGAAGCCCTGGAGGAGCTCGAGCTAGAAAGCTAAATTGGGGCGTGGATACAGCCAGCAGGTTCGCAGTTGGGCCTGGGCATAGGCCCGCGCCTCGGCAGCCCAGCGGTGGGTATGGGCCCGGGCCTGTTCGGGCTCGAGCAAATCCGGGGTGAAGGGGATGCCGAGCAGCTTCTGAAGCCAGTCCGGGTTAATCGCCACCCCCTGCTCGGCCAGCGCCCCCAGGAGCGCCAGGCCCACGGCCAGCAGGTCGGTGGGCGGGCCCACCCGGTGCACCTGCACCCCCGCGCAACGTTGCCCCTGATGTTTGGAGAAGTAAGGGGTGAAAAAGGTAGGCCTGAAGCGCACCCCTGGCAGCCCCAGTTCGTTCAGCCGCCGGGCCAGCCGGGCTGCGTCCAGCCCCGGTGCCCCCACCAGCCCAAACGGCAGCGCCGTACCCCGCCCTTCCGAGGCCGCCGAGGCTTCCACCAGGGCCACGCCGGTATAGAGCCAGAGGCTCTCGAGGTTGGGCAGGTTGGGCGAGGGCGGAACCCAGGGCAGGGCCTCGGGGCCAAAGGCAGCCTGGGGGTCGCAGGGGATGACCTCAACGCCTGGGTCTACAAAGCGGGCGCACTCCCCCAGGGTGAGGCCATGGCGCAGGGGTAGCTCGAGCATCCCCACAAACGAGCGGTAGGCCGGTTGCAGGATGGGCCCCGAGACTGCAAAGCCCAGGGGGTTGGGCCGGTCGAGCACCACCACCCGCACCCCCCTCTGCCGGGCCGCCCCCAGCACCTGCACCAGGGTGGAGACAAAGGTGTAGTAGCGCAGCCCCACGTCCTGCAAGTCCACCAGCAGGGTATCCACCTGGGCGATGAGGGCCGCCAGCTCATCTGGCGTTTTTTCGTAGAGGCTGTGCGCCGGCAGGCCGGTAAGGGGGTCGGCGGCCATCTCGGGGGCCTCGCCGGCCTGCCCCGAGCCGTCCACCCCGTGCTCGGGCCCAAAGAGGCGCTCGATCCGGATTCCCTTTTGCAAAAGGGCCACCGCAGCGGGAACCAGGTCACGGGTCACCCCTGCCGGATGGCTCAACAGTCCAAGG containing:
- the ubiE gene encoding bifunctional demethylmenaquinone methyltransferase/2-methoxy-6-polyprenyl-1,4-benzoquinol methylase UbiE; this encodes MQDSSETKAKAIQQMFSEIAPRYDLLNRVLSLGVDRLWRVAAVRAALEKNPSRILDLATGTGDIALLLKKVAPEAEVIGGDFAPPMLELARQKALKAGLEVPFVEADALRLPFPDQHFDAVVIAFGFRNFADYHKALVELYRVIAPGGRLCILEFPPPPRSGLGVLYRFYFTRILPIIGGLVSGSAAAYRYLPDSVERFPNPDTLANMMSLAGFATRYQLFTGGITALHIGDKPGPTPASRVARTGESDPDEPA
- a CDS encoding FKBP-type peptidyl-prolyl cis-trans isomerase, with the protein product MTASKGNVVTIRYTLHVENELIDQGELDYLHGYRNIVTGLEEALEGKAAGDRVVVSVPPEKGYGLYDPEGVQVVDRAAFPKDAELVEGAMFYAEDAQGNPMPFTVLNVDGQDVTIDFNHALAGETLDFDVTLTAIRPATPEELEHGHAHSAHQHSH
- the cysK gene encoding cysteine synthase A, coding for MNVEDVIGKTPVVRLKRLVTPEMAEVWVKLEGNNPGGSIKDRTAWYLIKDAEERGILKPGSGQLIVEPTSGNTGIGLAMVAASRGYRLILTMPAQMSEERKRILKAYGAELILTDPSRRMLAAIEEAQRIVAEQGAFMPNQFDNPANPRAHYETTGPEIFEQMEGRLDAFVYGSGTGGTIMGVGRYLRERLPNVQIIACEPRRSNVLSGGQMGSHQFQGMGPGFIPPNLDVRMLDRVIQVLEEDAFPLAKPLAREEGLFVGMSACGMIWAALQVARELGPGKRVLTIACDSGMKYLSTQLFADTQAETSTS
- the radA gene encoding DNA repair protein RadA, whose amino-acid sequence is MARASIQLRCTECGYKSVKALGRCPNCGAWDSFAEEAPPLKSVGTGKAGIARPRPSPNPAALTRLEDVSEEGEARFSSRIGELDRVLGGGFVPGEVLLLGGEPGVGKSTLLLQVAQQMLEAGQRVVYLAGEESPGQIRLRARRLGVSGGLELLRETELEAMLATLEAAPPDFLVVDSIQTIETTASPGSLVAVRDATAALTRFAKRHQVTTVLVGHVTKEGVVAGPKVIEHVVDATLYLESAGNFRILRSSKNRFGPVGELGVFSMVNEGLAEVPNPSAAFLAERPLGAPGSVVALSLSGERALALEVQALAARTPFPAPRRVSQGLDSRRVDVVLAVLERRLNLPLGNLDIYVNLAGGLRIFDPGLDLAVGLAVYSAVVGRPIPQDVAVVGEVGLAGELRSVEGLERRLREGQRAGFERLVHPPQFKSLEAAVNMFI
- a CDS encoding PIN/TRAM domain-containing protein; amino-acid sequence: MSMVRWILYGLFAYLGYRAGVWLEAHNLIGSSPLGSLISLNQLYLSVVGLLVGFLLVPRLTDWLEQRWTRTQNWLKELPPEIPVAITAASGLGLLLAVLLTNLLNQIPGFSAIHSLIIAAVLVISLSAFAIANREYFRLVRPAPAPSKPRGGKVLDTSVLIDGRIADIAEVGFLEGPLFVPRQVLRELQQFADSSDAPKRAKGRRGLDTLERLKLSVGLEVLDSSESDEPVDDQILAEAKRLGSALVTNDHALAQLSRIYGVKTLSVQALASALRAPLQQGDTLSITIVKEGKEPGQGVGYLEDGTMVVVDDAIPFKGKEVGVVITQSIQTQVGRLLFGKLQTEPAERPTHRSER
- a CDS encoding exo-beta-N-acetylmuramidase NamZ family protein; protein product: MSWPSVNPGLAPTGLERLLAEPSLLGKTGRLGLLSHPAGVTRDLVPAAVALLQKGIRIERLFGPEHGVDGSGQAGEAPEMAADPLTGLPAHSLYEKTPDELAALIAQVDTLLVDLQDVGLRYYTFVSTLVQVLGAARQRGVRVVVLDRPNPLGFAVSGPILQPAYRSFVGMLELPLRHGLTLGECARFVDPGVEVIPCDPQAAFGPEALPWVPPSPNLPNLESLWLYTGVALVEASAASEGRGTALPFGLVGAPGLDAARLARRLNELGLPGVRFRPTFFTPYFSKHQGQRCAGVQVHRVGPPTDLLAVGLALLGALAEQGVAINPDWLQKLLGIPFTPDLLEPEQARAHTHRWAAEARAYAQAQLRTCWLYPRPNLAF